Genomic segment of Prochlorococcus marinus CUG1433:
CCATCACAAATAAAAGCGCTTTTTTCCCAAGTTTTTTATGTTTATTAAATTGTTTCTCCCAAGTTTCATAACCAAGATTTAAGTAATCTCTATATCTTTCAGAAAAAACAGAAGAGGAATATTGTTTAAGTTTTTCTCTGCTAGGTAAATCAGGTATGACAGGTTTTTTCACCACATCTTGATAAATTGCTTCAACCAATGGATAGTCAGAAATAGTTTGAATAAATATTTCTCCTTTTTTATGCTTAGGGGTAGCAGTTACATCTATTTGAAGGTTTAATTTTTTACCTTTCTGAATAAGTGAATTATCAATATCTTCAATCGCCCTTTTCCATGCATTATCTTCATGTATGTGGTGTGCCTCGTCGTTTAAAACTATTAAATCATCTAATTTATTCACAATATTTTTAACTCGAACTTTATTATCAATAGTCTTCTTGACTGGAGTTTTACCCAAAAAGTAATTGCTTAAATCCTCATTACTATTTTCAACATTTCTATTGGAAAATCTTTGTATATTTGTGAGGAAAATATTACCTAGATCCGAAATAGAACCTATTTGATCTTGGATATGTACTGTAGGTGAAAAGTTCCAGTTTTTATTTGAATAACCATCAAAAGGTATTATTGGGTCCTCATGAAAAACTTTTAGACCAACTATATCTTTTTTTAATCGATCTAAAACAATAGTATTTGGTGCTATTAGTAAAAAATTTTTTGATAAAAGAGAATCTTTTTCAAATAATTTATGAAAATAAGACCATACTATTAGCAACATGAGAACCTTTGTTTTGCCAGTACCAGTTGCTTGTTTAATTACTAACCTTAACCAAGAGTCATTTAGAATTGTTCTAGATATACCAAGAGAATCCAGTTTCATTAAATCAGAAGATGATCTAACTTTTAATTTTTCAAAAAGATATACGACTGATTCGACTGACTCTCTTTGACCGAAATAATATTGAAAACCAGTGGCATGGGAAGTATTAAACCAGTAGTGCAAAAGTAATCTTGATGTTTCTGAAATTCCTTCATATCCAAATTGACGCCACTCGTATATTTCTTCCCTTAATTTTTCAACAAATGGTGCATAAAATCTTTGTACATTTTCCTCTGAAAAATCAATGTCTGGTCTCCAACGATCTTTTGGATGGATAATATCAAAAGGAGATTTAGAAAAGTTTTTTGATATTGGCATTACATTGATACATCAAGAAGTTTCATGGTGTCATTCCCAAAAATATCGACAACTTTTACTGCTACTTTTGTATTATTTTGTTTAATTAATTTTTCTGAAGTTCTAATTTCTATTTCTTTATTTTTTATATTTCTGAAAGACTGCCACTCATTCTCAAAAACATAATTTCCCGTCCAATATTCTTTTATTTCGTTATCTTCAAATACTTTAATTACTTCTTTTTTAGATTCATAATTAAAATCAACCGACCAATAATCAATCCAATCTTTCCAAGATTCTGTTAATAACTTTTGCGAAATATTTCCTTCTTCATCTTTAGTCTTTTCAAGAATATTTCCATTTTCTACTACTATTTTTGATTTATTTTTTTGAAGTTGTTCATTCAAATTTAAATTATCTTCGCTATAAAATACTGCAAAATCTGTGAGTTCAACAATTAATTTATCTTTATTCTTGATAACTTTAAAATCAATATATGCTACATCATGAAAAACTACTTCATTATTTGAAACTGCTCTTTTATCAAAAATATCCATTGGGATTTGTTTATAAATTAGTCTTAAACCTTTATTTTTTGCTTCTTCTTGAATAGTTGGAAATAAACCCATTTCATATTCAAAACCTAAAATATCGACAGAAGTAATATTATTTTTTAGACATTCTTCTATTACTTCCTCTACATGATTTCTTGACAGGGGTTGATTAATAGGACCCAAAGAGACAAAGACATCACCCTTTTTCGCATGCAAAGTTTTAAAACCATTTATTTTAAAAGATTTATATGCCTGAAACACTAAATTCTCAAAATCAGATTCCTTCTTTTTATTAATATCTCTATTATCTCTTGATCCATCATAAATATAGTAATCTCTTTGATACTTTCCTAAATTAAGTACCTCAAATGCTCGCCACTGCTTATTGGATGCCTTTAATTCGCGTTGTACATTAATTAATCTTTTTCGAGTAGTATGAATCGCGAACTTACCAAGGTCAGAACAAATCCACTTTCTGCCTAATTTTTCAGATACAGAGGCAGTTGTTCCTGAACCACTAAAAAAATCGCAAACTATATCATTTTCTTTTGTAGCAGATAAAATTATTCTTTTTAAAAGACTTTCAGGTTTTTGTGTTGGATAACCTGTTCGTTCATTATTACCAGACTGAATACTATTAATATCTGTCCAATAATCTTCTGGAATTTTACCTTCATCTAAGTAATATTTATAATATCTAGTCTCTCCTTGCTTATTTTTGGTCCCGTATACAAGTCTATATTTCCTACCATCTTCATCAGTTTCCAATCTCCCACCAAAAGAAGATTTCCCTGACTTCATTTCTACTTTTACAGCATCAGCATTGAAGAAATTTTGATCTATATTTTTTGCAAACGAAAAAATTGTATTATGTTTTCTAGCAAACATTCTTTTTGATTTTGCTCCTTGAGAAAAACACCAAATTATCTCGTTTAATTCATTTCTAATTCCAAAAACTTCTTCTAAAACAAGTTTTATTTTTGCTGATAATCGCCAATCACAATGAACAAAAATCGTACCATCTTCACTCAAAAGATCTTTCATTAAAACTAATCTCTCATATATCATTTGAAGAAAAGAATCCGATCCCAAACCCCAAGTATCTCTATACGCAATTTGCTCAAGAACATTGGGTTTCTTCTCATAAGAATCATCTCCAATATCTAGACTCATAGAAAAATCTGCTCCTACATCAAAAGGAGGGTCAATATAAATTAACTTAATGCCGCCTTCTTTCTCTATTTCATGACGTAGAGGTCCATTTTTTAAAGAAGATAGAACATATTTATTATCTCCCCATATCAATTTATTAGTCCAACCTTTTAACTGCCTTCCAGATTGAAAGTCAATTAAAGATCTCTGTTCAAATTGATGATTTTCATTGCGAGGTTCATCAACTTGTTCAATTATTTGAAAAGGTAGAACTACATTTGTAAAGTCTCTTGATTTTCCAAACCAATTCAATTCAACTTGATCTGCCTTATTAAATAGTAAAAATCTATATTTTTCAGGTAAAATAGAGTCTTTCTGGATTAAATTAATAATATCTCTTTTTTCGCTATCAGATAATTTCATTTTTAAATTTTTATCCGTTACAACAATTCTAAAGTGAAAGAAAATTTAAGCATTATTTTTTATTAATTCAAAATTTAATTTTCTAGAAATTAATTTTAAAAGTGTAGAGAAATTTAAAACTCTACGATTTCTCTATAGAGACATGATTTTCGCTCTACGGGAAATCTCTTTTTAGGAAGAATTTATTTAATAAAAACTAAGAATTATTTACTCAGTAATAGTAAATTAAACAATATTAATTTGTCAGAACCACCACATTATTAATATTGATTTCTAATCTTAAATCAATATCTCTAACGTTCCTTGTTTGAAGTAATCAGCGTCGTACATTTCATTCCCTTTGGTCGTGAGTTCATTCAACATCCACTCTGCTGCTTCTTGATGAGAAGATGCATCTTCACAAGCATAAAGAGCAAGTCTCATCCAATTAATGCCATCATTATTCTTCCACCGATCACCCCGAATCTCGAAGAGCAAATGACATGTTTTTATAATCTTGGGACCTTCACCACTCTTTTTTAATGCTTCCAATATGTCCATCCCATTGTCGAAGTAATCCTTAAATTTTTCTCTACCTCCTAATGTTGCTTCCCTTTCAAAAGAACACACATATAAATATTGTTTTTTTATAATTTCATCTGGTAATTGCTCATTTCTCAAAAAAGTTGCAACCGGAATAGTATCAGCAGGGTTGGAACTCTCAATCTCAAAATGGTCATTTGAATTTGATTCATGCGCAAAGTTATCTTTATCGAATGGACCAACAAACGTACTGTGGAAAGCAATATAGAAAGCATCTACAGAATCGTGAAACCGTTGTATTTGAGAATTTATTTTTGCCAACTGCAATCAATAATTGTTTTTATTTTATACCTAATTTTTCTTAATATATTTACTGATTAAAGATCTAATCCTCAATTACTACTTTATAAAGTATTTACCCCTGGTTCTATATGTTCTAATAAAAAAGGCGTTTTATTTTTTTTAAACCATAAATTTATTTTTGCTTCTTCAAATTTATTAAAAGTAACTTGATTATCGTCATCTGGATACGAGTCATAGTCGTAACCAATATAGTATTCTCCTAATTGCTTTCTAACATATTCTCCATCTATCATATCAACGTAATCATCTTCATCCTCTACTTCAACGTCTTCTACTGCTGCAAGGGAGCGTGGTGTTGCCATAGAAAGAGAAAAAGTGTCCTTATCAATTTTACGTAGTAAGAAACAAATATCTTCGGTGTAACCTGGGTAAATAGCATGTTCCCAATAGTAAACTTCTTCGCAATCGCCAACTGCCATTTTTTCTCCAAAATTAATCCAAGATTTTAGATAAGACATTTTAGGATCCTTTATTTTATAAATGGAAATTAAAGATAAGTTCCTTTTCCATTAATCAAAAAAATAACATAAAAAAAACAAAGTGTAGAGAAATTTAAAACTCTACGATTTCTCTATAGAGACAGGATTTTCACTCCACGGGAAACCTACGGGAAACCTCGCTGTTGAGATCCATTGCAAATAGGTTATCAGATTTCCACGGGAAACCTACGGGAAACCCACTTTTTAAGTCTATAACTGGGTTTATAACCTATTCTTCACTCCCACTCAATAGTTCCAGGAGGTTTGCTTGTAATATCATAAACAACTCTATTAACTAATTGAACTTCATTGACTACTCTATTCGAAATTCTCTCTAGAATCGAAAAAGGAATTTTTGACCAGTCTGCCGTCATACCATCTTCACTGGATACACAACGTAGAACTATTGGCCATGAATAAGTCCTTTTATCTCCCATAACTCCTACAGTTTTAACTGGCAGTAATACTGCAAAAGCTTGCCAAATATCATTATAAAGATTGGCATTTTTTATTTCATCTCGCACTATCCAATCTGCATCTCTTAAGCAGTCAAGTTTTTCATTCGTAACTTCTCCCAAAATTCTTATCGCTAAACCAGGCCCTGGGAATGGATGCCTTTTAATAATTTCATCTGGCAAACCTAAAACAGTTCCCAATTTTCGAACTTCATCCTTAAAAAGTTTTCTTAATGGTTCAACTAATTTAAATTGTAAATCTTTTGGTAATCCACCAACATTATGATGACTTTTGATTTTTACAGCTATTCTCTCACCTGTATTAGGATCAATATTTGTACCAGCACTTTCGATGACATCAGGATAGAGAGTACCCTGCGCTAAGTACTGAAAAGGTCCTAGTCTATTACTTTCTTCTTCAAATACTCTAATAAATTCTTCACCAATAATTTTTCTTTTTTGTTCTGGATCAGTAATTCCTTTTAATTTTTCAATAAACCTTTCCCTAGCATTAATATATTCAACCTTAATATGAAATTTTTTATCAAAAAAATTCATCAAAAATTCAGGCTCACCTTTTCTCATAAAACCTTGGTCTATAAACATACATGTAAGCTGATTTCCAATTGCTTTATTTAAAAGAAAAGCAAGAGTTGACGAATCAACTCCTCCTGACAAGGCAAGCAAAACTTTCTTATTTCCTACCTGCTCTTTTATTAAAGGAATAGTTTCCTCTAAAAAGGTTTCTGTTGTCCAATCAGCTGTACAGCAAGAAATTTTATATACAAAATTTTTAATTACCTTCATCCCATACTCTGAATGAATAACTTCAGGATGAAATTGAACCCCAAATAATTTTTTTCTCTCATTTGAAATTGCTGCATGAAGTGTGTTCTCAGTATGCGCAATTTTATTAAATCCACTAGGCAAAGAATTTATTGAATCGCCATGACTCATCCACATAATTGATTTATCCACTACTTCAGAAAAAAGGTCACAATCACAATCTATATTTAAAGGTGCTCTCCCATACTCAGCTTTTTTAGTTGCTGCAGTTACGGAACCCCCCAGTTCTTTGACCATTAATTGCATTCCATAACATATACCAAGAATAGGAATATCTAAATCAAAAATTTTTTTGTCGCATTTTGGAGCATTTTGATCATATACAGAATTTGGTCCCCCACTCAATATTATCCCTCGAGGATTAATATTTTGAATTTCTTCAATTGATATATAGTTACTTACTACAAGAGAAAAAACATAGGTTTCTCTTATTCTTCTAGCAATCAATTCAGAATATTGAGATCCAAAATCTAAAATTAATATTGAAGGATCTCTTTCTTGTTTTGAAGATTTTTTACTCATGTATAAAAGTTAGCTCAATTTATTTAAAAAGCCTAATTAATAAAAAATTAATCGCCTTGAAAATAAGAAATATAATCTTTACCATTTTTTCCAAACCATCTTATTTTCCTCTTTCTATCAAAAATAATTGCTGCAATCTTCATATTAGTTTTTGTATATCTATTAACATATGCAAAGGAGCGCTTTTCAATTGTATTAGATAAATTTTGGAATAATTTATCAGTTATAGATTTATTAAATCCTTCAAGTAGTCGTAATGCATCCTCAAGATTATTTAATTGAGATAAATCAACTATGATTTCAGGTGGTAACTTTTCTTGAACGGCTAAATAAACAAGAATCTCAATTCTTGCATCAGCTAAATGATTATGTGTATGAAAAATACCACCAGCTAATTTAATTAATTTCCCGTGATAACCAAAGAGAATTACAGTCTTAACATTTTTTATTGCAGCATCAACTATTAATGGTCCTATCCAATTTCCAACTTTGATAATTGGTAATTTAACATTATGCGTTTTTGCCAAATTCAACCCATTCTCACCAATAACAAAAACAACTTTATCTTTAAAATTATTTTTTATTAACTTTGCCAGCTTTGTTTTAGCCTCCTCTAGTTGGTCAGGTGACGCACTCGAATAAGTCTCAGCAGAAGTTCCAATAATCGATAATCCATCCACAATACCAAATGACTTATTACTAGTTCTTTCAGCTAAAAACTCTCCATTTGGAAAAATAATTTCTAATTTCAAATTAAATCCCTTTGGAATAGTATCCAATAAATTTTCATACAAAACTTCTTTAGCAAAATCAGAAATACATATCTCTGATGTATTTACTTTTTTACCTACACCCGATCCAGCAATAATATTTATTGGATTTATTGGAACAGAATTATTAAAAGAAATTTTTTCTAAAGAAGCTATTGTCCATATTTCTAAGTTTTGTGTAATGTCAAGCTCTAAGCCTGACTTTGCAAAGGAAATCCCTAATGCATGCGAGTCATCTTGAAACAAACCAACGGAATGAATTTCGATTTTTATTTCTTTTTTTTCATTAGGAATTTTTATTAATTCAAAATTCTCAAATGGTAACCCTACTAGCTTTTTTAATGCTGACTTAGCAGCTCCAGCAACCCACAAAGGTAAAGAAAATCCTTTTTTCAAATCAAGTAATTGAAAAATATATAATGAGAACTAATCTAAGAATGACCTATTTAATAAAAAGTGGCCATACAACAAAAATTATCATTGATGATTCCTGGACCCACACCAGTTCCAGAAAAAGTTTTACAAGCATTAAGCAAGCATCCAATAGGTCATCGCAGTAAAGAATTTCAAGATCTCGTAGAAAGTACTACTAAAAATTTACAGTGGCTTCATCAAACTCAAAATGATGTTCTAACAATTACTGGTAGCGGAACTGCCGCTATGGAGGCTGGAATAATAAACACCTTAAGCAAAGGAGATAAAGTAATTTGCGGAGAAAATGGAAAATTTGGTGAAAGATGGGTAAAAGTTGCTAAGGAATTTGGCTTAGAAGTCATAAAAATTGAATCTGAATGGGGTACTCCACTTCATCCAGAAAAATTCAAAAAAGTATTAGAGGCAGATGAACGGAAGGAGATAAAGGCTGTTATATTAACACATTCTGAAACTTCAACAGGAGTAATTAACGATCTAGAAACTATAAGTAGATATATTCGGGAACATGATACAGCTCTATCAATTATTGACTGCGTTACAAGTCTTGGCGCTTGCAATGTACCAGTGGATGAATGGCAGTTGGATATCGTTGCTTCAGGCTCTCAAAAGGGATACATGATACCTCCAGGCCTTAGTTTTATATCAATGAGCCAAAAAGCATGGGAAGCTGCAGAAAATTCTAATTTACCCAAATTTTATTTAGACTTAAAATCGTACAAGAAGAGTCTTTTAAGTAATAGTAATCCGTATACTCCAGCGGTGAATTTGGTTTTTGCTTTAGACGAAGCTTTAAAAATGATGAGAGAAGAAGGCTTAGATAACATTTTCTTCAGGCACAACAAACATAAATTAGCAATGAGCAATGCAGTAAAGGCCCTAAATCTAAAATTATTTGCTGATGAAAAATATTTAAGCCCTTCGATTACTGCAATAAAAACTGGAGAAATGGATGCTGAAGAATTTAGAAAAACTATAAAAAATAAATTTGATATTTTACTTGCTGGTGGTCAAGATCATTTAAAAGGAAAAATATTTAGAGTGGGTCATCTAGGTTATGTTAATGATAGGGATATAATCACAGTAGTTTCTGCGATCAGTAAAACTCTTCTTGATCTAAAGAAGATTACAGCCCAACAAGCTGGAGAAGCATTAGTTGTGGCGTCTAAATATCTTGACGAAAGTTGAGTTAGGTACCTGGCTCTTCAACATTTCCGCCTAATTCAACAATCTTTTTTCTAAGAACAATTGATTTTTTTTCATCACCTTTAGTTTGAGCAATTGCAAGTGCAAACTCTAATTTTTCAAGCTGGTGACCGCCCTCAAAAAAAGATAATTTTTTCTTTATGCGCTCTTTTTTTGCTCTATAAGAAATTTGTGAAGACATAATGTTTTCTCTTTAATTATATTATGCCAACAAAACGGGCCATTACGAGAGCAAACAAAAATAAAATATGAATATAAACTCAAGCAAAAAAAATTTTTTCTAATATTAAGACCAAACAACCACAAAAATTCATGTTGAACATAAATCTAATCTATTACCTAATTGCAGGTGGAATTTTTGGAGCTTTAGCATTAAAAACAGGTATACCAGCAGCTCCTCTTGCAGGCGCTTTATTAGGGGCAAGCATACTCAGCATCAGTGGCAAACTGGAAACAGCGGAGTGGCCAATTGGCACTAGAACAATATTAGAAATAGGCATTGGAACAGTTATTGGCACATCATTAACTCAAGACTCATTAGTTGACCTTCAAAATTTATGGCGACCTGCTATCCTGATAACCTTTACTTTAGTTATGACAGGCTTAGCAATTGGATTATGGACGAGCAGATTACTTAAAATAGATGTTATTACAACAATTCTAGGGGCTGCTCCTGGAGGTATTAGCGGCATGAGTCTTGTGGGATCTGAATATGGAGTAGGAGCTGCAGTAGCAACTTTACACGCAGTAAGATTAATTACTGTACTTTTAATTCTTCCATTAGTTGTGAAATGTTTAAATTTATTTGGAGTAATTAAATCTTAAATTTCTATAGACATATTTCCAAAAAAAGATATTTTAAAATAAAAGATTCAATTTTTATGCAAAGACCAAGGCATAACAAATTAATATTATTAATTCTAGGAATTTTTAGTCCATTAGCCCTGGAAACTCATAAGGTACACTCAAGTTCATTTGGAGCAGAAATTTTTTGTACCATGAGAGAAGGTGGAAATGATCACGAAAGTAGTTGGGATGCAGCATATACATATATAAAAAAACAGAAGGGAGGATTGTTCAAAGTTTCACCTAAAAATGCAGCTGCGCAAATTACCGAAACAGTTATAAGAGAAAAAGGCGAATTTAAATATTGCGTTCAATACTTAGATAATCTGCACCCAAATAGGAAACTAATAAGAGATCTGGAAAAACAAGAAGAAATTAAAGAAAAACAAGCAAAAGAAAGAGCGGACAAAAGAAAAAAACTAGAAAAAGAATTAGAAGAAACAAATGAAGAATTTACTGATGAAACTCTTGAAAGATATAGTTATTAAAAGTTTTAATTTAGGAAATAACTACAAAAAATTTTTCAAAATATAATTTTGTATCTAACAACACTAAATTTACTTTTTGCTTAAGAATTACGCCTAAAAATAATAAATAAATATTGACTTTCAATAAATTCAAGCCATTATTTATTTAATTAAATAGTCTGAATGCATATTAATGATGCGGTGTTTTTAGAGGATTTATGTCCTAAGTTCAGATTTAGACAGTGGCGAAAATCTATTCACAGATTTACAGGAAAAAGTTGTATATATTGCGGAAAGCCATCTGAATCAATCGACCATGTATTGCCACGTAGCCAAGGGGGCTTAAGTACAACAGAAAACTGCGTGCCTGCATGTCTCTCCTGCAATGGCGACAAATCAGATGAAAATGCTTTGTATTGGTATAGAAGGCAAAAATTTTATGATCCCAGAAGAGCTATGGCTATAAGAGCATGGTTAGAAGGAGATTTAAGATTAGCTATAAGATTATTGCAATGGGCTAGTCCAAATTTTAAGCAAAGTAAGAAAAATTACAAAAAAGACTCAGATTTTAAAGTAGCTTAACTACCAAACATTACATAATTTTCTAGAATTATGAGCTTCACATATATTTTCTAGTTCTTTTGGCGATTCTGGAAATATTAAAATTGTAGTCAATGAAATGAGAACAACAAATAATCTTTGATAAACTTTAAAGTTAATTGAATTAACTTCTTTTTCTCTCAGGTGAGTATAACTTTTGCTAATGCAAAAAATGTTTCTTTTTAAATCAGACTTTAAGGCTATTTTCATTATTAAATAATACATATGTACTACTCTAATATCTTATGAAGAATTTTGCAAGTAAACTAGGGAATAAAAAAAAATTTTTAATCTTAGGATGTGGTTTTAGCGGTAGTTTCTTTGCAAAAACCATAAGAAAATTTGGTTGTACTGCCCTAACAAGTTCGAGATCTGAGAACAAAGATCCAAATAGTTTCATATTTAACAGTGAAAAAGACATAGTTCCTGATGAAAAAATTTTTGATGGAGTTACACATATTCTTAGTTGCATACCTCCCGACAAAAATGGTAACGATCCTGTACTAGAAAGTCTTCAAAGTAAACTGCAAAATTTATCCCTTGAATGGGTTGGATATTTATCTACTACAGGAGTATATGGAAACACAGAAGGTGATTGGGTATCCGAGATTGACAAGCCTAATCCGCTACAAAAAAGAAGCCATAATAGATTAAATTGCGAAAAAAAATGGATTGAATCAGGTTTGCCTGTGCAAATTTTTAGGCTACCCGGTATTTATGGTCCTGGAAGATCCACATTTGAAGCAATCAGAAATCAAAAAATTCGAGTTATTTCTAAAAAAGATCAAGTATTTTCAAGAATTCATGTTGCTGACATTACTAATGCAATTATTCATGTATTAGAAAATAAAGAATCTTTAAAGTTCTACCAAATTATTAATATTGCTGATGATGAACCTTGTTCTCAATTAGCAGTTATTCAATATTGTTACGAACTACTTGGTTTAAAAATGCCAGCACCAATATTATTCGAGGAAGCAAAAAATGAATTATCACCTATAGCTAAATCTTTTTGGATGGAAAACAGAAGAGTTTCTAATAAACTATTGTGCGAAACAATTGGATATAAACTAATTTATAAAAACTATAAATTAGGCTTAAAAAACTGTTTTTTAAATAGTTAAAAAATAAATTTTTCACTTTTCATGAATATTAAAAATACAAAGAATAAAATGAAAATTGTAATAAGCGTCGGTGATGAATCTGGTATAGGACCTGAAATAATTTTAAAAGCTCTTTATTCTCATGAGATATTTGGAAATATTGACTTTATTGTGGTCGGTTCAAAAAAAAATCTGCAAAATTCATATACTCATCTTAAAAGTCTAGGATTAGAAAATATCGCAAATCCTAATAAATTAGAAATTCATGATCTCGAAATTTCTTCTTCAAATATTGAATCTAA
This window contains:
- a CDS encoding site-specific DNA-methyltransferase, with the translated sequence MKLSDSEKRDIINLIQKDSILPEKYRFLLFNKADQVELNWFGKSRDFTNVVLPFQIIEQVDEPRNENHQFEQRSLIDFQSGRQLKGWTNKLIWGDNKYVLSSLKNGPLRHEIEKEGGIKLIYIDPPFDVGADFSMSLDIGDDSYEKKPNVLEQIAYRDTWGLGSDSFLQMIYERLVLMKDLLSEDGTIFVHCDWRLSAKIKLVLEEVFGIRNELNEIIWCFSQGAKSKRMFARKHNTIFSFAKNIDQNFFNADAVKVEMKSGKSSFGGRLETDEDGRKYRLVYGTKNKQGETRYYKYYLDEGKIPEDYWTDINSIQSGNNERTGYPTQKPESLLKRIILSATKENDIVCDFFSGSGTTASVSEKLGRKWICSDLGKFAIHTTRKRLINVQRELKASNKQWRAFEVLNLGKYQRDYYIYDGSRDNRDINKKKESDFENLVFQAYKSFKINGFKTLHAKKGDVFVSLGPINQPLSRNHVEEVIEECLKNNITSVDILGFEYEMGLFPTIQEEAKNKGLRLIYKQIPMDIFDKRAVSNNEVVFHDVAYIDFKVIKNKDKLIVELTDFAVFYSEDNLNLNEQLQKNKSKIVVENGNILEKTKDEEGNISQKLLTESWKDWIDYWSVDFNYESKKEVIKVFEDNEIKEYWTGNYVFENEWQSFRNIKNKEIEIRTSEKLIKQNNTKVAVKVVDIFGNDTMKLLDVSM
- the guaA gene encoding glutamine-hydrolyzing GMP synthase, translated to MSKKSSKQERDPSILILDFGSQYSELIARRIRETYVFSLVVSNYISIEEIQNINPRGIILSGGPNSVYDQNAPKCDKKIFDLDIPILGICYGMQLMVKELGGSVTAATKKAEYGRAPLNIDCDCDLFSEVVDKSIMWMSHGDSINSLPSGFNKIAHTENTLHAAISNERKKLFGVQFHPEVIHSEYGMKVIKNFVYKISCCTADWTTETFLEETIPLIKEQVGNKKVLLALSGGVDSSTLAFLLNKAIGNQLTCMFIDQGFMRKGEPEFLMNFFDKKFHIKVEYINARERFIEKLKGITDPEQKRKIIGEEFIRVFEEESNRLGPFQYLAQGTLYPDVIESAGTNIDPNTGERIAVKIKSHHNVGGLPKDLQFKLVEPLRKLFKDEVRKLGTVLGLPDEIIKRHPFPGPGLAIRILGEVTNEKLDCLRDADWIVRDEIKNANLYNDIWQAFAVLLPVKTVGVMGDKRTYSWPIVLRCVSSEDGMTADWSKIPFSILERISNRVVNEVQLVNRVVYDITSKPPGTIEWE
- a CDS encoding cobalt-precorrin-5B (C(1))-methyltransferase; its protein translation is MKKGFSLPLWVAGAAKSALKKLVGLPFENFELIKIPNEKKEIKIEIHSVGLFQDDSHALGISFAKSGLELDITQNLEIWTIASLEKISFNNSVPINPINIIAGSGVGKKVNTSEICISDFAKEVLYENLLDTIPKGFNLKLEIIFPNGEFLAERTSNKSFGIVDGLSIIGTSAETYSSASPDQLEEAKTKLAKLIKNNFKDKVVFVIGENGLNLAKTHNVKLPIIKVGNWIGPLIVDAAIKNVKTVILFGYHGKLIKLAGGIFHTHNHLADARIEILVYLAVQEKLPPEIIVDLSQLNNLEDALRLLEGFNKSITDKLFQNLSNTIEKRSFAYVNRYTKTNMKIAAIIFDRKRKIRWFGKNGKDYISYFQGD
- a CDS encoding alanine--glyoxylate aminotransferase family protein encodes the protein MIPGPTPVPEKVLQALSKHPIGHRSKEFQDLVESTTKNLQWLHQTQNDVLTITGSGTAAMEAGIINTLSKGDKVICGENGKFGERWVKVAKEFGLEVIKIESEWGTPLHPEKFKKVLEADERKEIKAVILTHSETSTGVINDLETISRYIREHDTALSIIDCVTSLGACNVPVDEWQLDIVASGSQKGYMIPPGLSFISMSQKAWEAAENSNLPKFYLDLKSYKKSLLSNSNPYTPAVNLVFALDEALKMMREEGLDNIFFRHNKHKLAMSNAVKALNLKLFADEKYLSPSITAIKTGEMDAEEFRKTIKNKFDILLAGGQDHLKGKIFRVGHLGYVNDRDIITVVSAISKTLLDLKKITAQQAGEALVVASKYLDES
- a CDS encoding AbrB family transcriptional regulator — its product is MLNINLIYYLIAGGIFGALALKTGIPAAPLAGALLGASILSISGKLETAEWPIGTRTILEIGIGTVIGTSLTQDSLVDLQNLWRPAILITFTLVMTGLAIGLWTSRLLKIDVITTILGAAPGGISGMSLVGSEYGVGAAVATLHAVRLITVLLILPLVVKCLNLFGVIKS
- a CDS encoding secretion system protein codes for the protein MQRPRHNKLILLILGIFSPLALETHKVHSSSFGAEIFCTMREGGNDHESSWDAAYTYIKKQKGGLFKVSPKNAAAQITETVIREKGEFKYCVQYLDNLHPNRKLIRDLEKQEEIKEKQAKERADKRKKLEKELEETNEEFTDETLERYSY
- a CDS encoding HNH endonuclease codes for the protein MHINDAVFLEDLCPKFRFRQWRKSIHRFTGKSCIYCGKPSESIDHVLPRSQGGLSTTENCVPACLSCNGDKSDENALYWYRRQKFYDPRRAMAIRAWLEGDLRLAIRLLQWASPNFKQSKKNYKKDSDFKVA
- a CDS encoding transcription factor TFIID, which encodes MMKIALKSDLKRNIFCISKSYTHLREKEVNSINFKVYQRLFVVLISLTTILIFPESPKELENICEAHNSRKLCNVW
- a CDS encoding SDR family NAD(P)-dependent oxidoreductase, coding for MKNFASKLGNKKKFLILGCGFSGSFFAKTIRKFGCTALTSSRSENKDPNSFIFNSEKDIVPDEKIFDGVTHILSCIPPDKNGNDPVLESLQSKLQNLSLEWVGYLSTTGVYGNTEGDWVSEIDKPNPLQKRSHNRLNCEKKWIESGLPVQIFRLPGIYGPGRSTFEAIRNQKIRVISKKDQVFSRIHVADITNAIIHVLENKESLKFYQIINIADDEPCSQLAVIQYCYELLGLKMPAPILFEEAKNELSPIAKSFWMENRRVSNKLLCETIGYKLIYKNYKLGLKNCFLNS